A genomic stretch from bacterium includes:
- a CDS encoding phage holin family protein, with amino-acid sequence MLARLIIRWIVLTIALYITVIVGQQIGLHMSVTDPVKLLLGAGMLGFVNAVISPILRFLACAINCLTMGLAGVLINVLLFWWVGQLKLGYEVNDFWAALFGSIILAFVAMILNIIIPEPKRYNRYEDE; translated from the coding sequence ATGTTGGCACGCCTTATTATTCGATGGATTGTTCTGACGATTGCCCTCTATATTACGGTCATTGTCGGCCAACAGATTGGTCTGCATATGAGTGTTACTGACCCTGTCAAACTCCTGCTTGGCGCAGGGATGCTGGGTTTTGTTAATGCTGTTATTTCCCCAATTCTCAGGTTTCTCGCTTGCGCAATCAACTGCCTTACCATGGGACTAGCTGGAGTATTGATTAATGTGCTGTTGTTTTGGTGGGTTGGACAGTTGAAGCTTGGGTATGAAGTGAATGATTTCTGGGCAGCATTATTTGGTTCGATAATCCTTGCGTTTGTAGCAATGATACTCAACATCATTATCCCTGAACCAAAGCGTTATAATCGCTATGAGGATGAGTAA
- the cmk gene encoding (d)CMP kinase: MANDNGKRFVVAIDGPSGAGKSTVARGVAEALGYMVLDTGAMYRAVAFSAKKRGIATASINELTEMAASLDIRFVGDPQTPRLMVDGCDITDFIRTPEIGNLASAISAFEGVRKVLVEQQRRIGASGGIVTEGRDQTTVVFPDAKVKVFLDASAEERARRRYEELVEKGQDITYEDILAQQIERDERDSTRTHSPLRVAEGAVVIDSDKLSAEQVIERILELCK, from the coding sequence ATGGCTAACGATAATGGCAAGCGATTTGTGGTGGCGATTGATGGACCGAGTGGGGCGGGGAAGAGTACTGTGGCTCGGGGTGTTGCTGAAGCATTAGGGTACATGGTTTTGGATACGGGGGCAATGTATCGTGCGGTTGCGTTTTCTGCAAAGAAACGAGGAATTGCCACGGCATCTATTAATGAGCTTACAGAGATGGCGGCTTCGCTTGATATTCGTTTCGTTGGTGATCCACAAACACCACGATTGATGGTGGATGGGTGCGATATTACCGACTTCATTCGAACCCCTGAAATTGGCAACTTGGCATCCGCTATTTCGGCATTCGAGGGTGTTCGCAAAGTATTGGTGGAGCAGCAGCGGAGAATTGGGGCAAGTGGGGGTATCGTTACAGAAGGGCGTGACCAGACAACGGTGGTTTTTCCCGATGCGAAAGTGAAAGTATTCCTGGATGCTAGCGCAGAAGAGCGGGCGCGACGACGATATGAAGAGTTAGTCGAGAAGGGTCAGGATATAACTTATGAGGATATTCTGGCGCAGCAGATTGAACGCGACGAGAGAGATAGTACCCGTACCCATTCACCTCTGCGAGTTGCAGAGGGGGCGGTTGTGATTGACTCGGATAAATTATCAGCAGAACAAGTGATTGAGAGGATACTGGAGCTATGCAAGTAA
- a CDS encoding lysophospholipid acyltransferase family protein, which translates to MQVNAAKWGWFYRSCREILRAFLRLFGSLETRGLENFPVTGSAIIACNHVSYLDPPTVACAVKRRMRYMAKIELFKYRMTTWFLLRWGVFPVKRGEVDLDSIRLAIDILKHGEAFVLFPEGTRSRDGSLGSAGAGIGMLAKRSGALVVPTALIGTEKVLAPDAKHFSRAKRIVVFGKPLSYKDFAKDLPDHEARIKFGEAIMEEIRQLLEANGRPVPAKTEA; encoded by the coding sequence ATGCAAGTAAACGCGGCTAAGTGGGGTTGGTTCTATAGGAGTTGTAGGGAGATTCTTCGCGCCTTTTTGCGTCTGTTCGGCTCGCTTGAAACACGCGGTCTTGAAAACTTCCCTGTGACAGGTTCCGCCATCATCGCCTGTAATCATGTAAGCTATCTTGATCCACCGACAGTGGCCTGCGCGGTCAAACGCCGCATGCGCTATATGGCTAAGATCGAATTGTTCAAGTATCGGATGACTACGTGGTTTCTTCTGCGTTGGGGCGTGTTTCCTGTGAAGCGTGGGGAAGTTGACCTCGACTCTATTCGCCTGGCGATAGATATTTTGAAGCACGGAGAGGCATTTGTGCTATTCCCCGAGGGCACGCGTAGCCGCGACGGTAGTCTTGGATCCGCTGGGGCTGGAATTGGAATGCTTGCCAAACGTTCCGGCGCATTGGTCGTCCCGACAGCGCTTATCGGCACCGAAAAGGTCTTGGCACCCGATGCCAAACACTTCAGTAGAGCAAAGCGAATCGTTGTCTTCGGCAAACCTCTCTCTTACAAAGACTTCGCCAAAGACCTCCCAGACCACGAGGCTCGCATTAAGTTCGGTGAAGCAATAATGGAAGAAATCAGGCAATTACTAGAAGCCAACGGGAGGCCTGTTCCGGCTAAGACGGAGGCATAG